In a genomic window of Methanosarcina horonobensis HB-1 = JCM 15518:
- a CDS encoding MEDS domain-containing protein → MRSNIRVSGVEIIGNIPWGTHFCQFYQTKEDLLDILVPYFKAGLENNELCIWITSGSLNDEEIKEVFRKAIPYFDVYLENGQFELIPYVDWCSKEGVFNFEKAIDSWVVKVSRSLAVGFEGLRAAENFCLLERESWNDFVDYERRLDSITGRYSIITLCAYSLEMCSTIDIMDIATNHQFVLARKKGKWEKKDSSERKDITEYKRAEQELQESEKRYRMLFTHMTDGFSLVKVLYTDNGKPYDYRYLEVNPAFGRYLGVEKKRMLGRTMLELFPNVSPTALEKYHETAVSRQPVHFEIFSYVADKYLDIYVFSPEKGKLALILRDITERKQLEEKTRQRAEEMETIMEVAPVAILIGHDPQGYNITGNRMANELYNTKAGENISAKLTQSVRFFYKGSELTASELPLQQAALKNTDVRNMEIDVLLPDGKWRTILASASPLHDLNGRVRGSVGSFINITERKEAETKLKETLDNLEKLVRERTAELEKAYNSLKESEKRLAEAQKMAHVGHWEWNIVTEESYWSDELYRIFGRNLQESYPTYQEFLSYVHPQDQDYVRNAAEKAMNGKPYSIDYRIVLANGEERTVHMESQVIFDLQNIPVRVKGIVQDITERKKAEEALQKIEKIRIKEIHHRIKNNLQVISSLLDLQAETFSKLDVCKTPDVVEAFMESQSRVISMALIHEELYKGDKIDTLDFAAYLRKLTENLFSSYNPGNKEISFKLDLEQVYLGMDTAIPLGIIVNELVSNSFKHAFPYQREGEIQINLCKTEASSLKNNTSAFKNNTSSQGKECSGKNDFHYILEVSDNGKGIPEGINFKNSSSLGLQLVNILVEQIDGCIELERDQGTKFTIWFNDIET, encoded by the coding sequence ATGCGAAGTAACATTAGAGTTTCTGGTGTTGAAATCATTGGAAACATACCCTGGGGTACCCACTTCTGCCAGTTTTATCAGACAAAAGAAGATTTATTAGATATACTTGTTCCTTATTTCAAAGCAGGGCTGGAAAATAATGAACTTTGTATCTGGATCACATCAGGATCTTTAAATGACGAAGAGATAAAAGAAGTCTTTAGAAAAGCTATTCCTTATTTTGATGTCTATCTGGAAAATGGACAATTTGAGCTCATTCCTTATGTTGATTGGTGTTCTAAAGAAGGCGTTTTCAACTTCGAGAAAGCCATAGACAGCTGGGTTGTAAAAGTCAGCAGAAGTCTTGCCGTCGGCTTTGAGGGGTTAAGAGCAGCAGAAAATTTTTGCTTGCTCGAAAGAGAAAGTTGGAATGATTTCGTTGATTATGAGAGAAGATTGGATTCTATTACAGGCAGATACTCGATAATAACGCTATGCGCTTATTCCCTTGAGATGTGCAGTACAATCGATATAATGGATATTGCTACAAATCATCAATTCGTCCTGGCCAGGAAGAAAGGAAAATGGGAGAAAAAGGATAGCTCAGAAAGGAAAGATATTACTGAGTACAAGCGAGCTGAGCAGGAGCTGCAGGAGAGCGAGAAGCGTTACCGAATGCTCTTCACACACATGACCGACGGGTTCAGCCTTGTAAAAGTTCTCTATACCGATAACGGTAAACCGTACGATTATCGTTACCTTGAGGTAAACCCTGCTTTTGGGCGATATTTAGGCGTAGAGAAGAAACGGATGCTAGGCAGGACTATGCTGGAATTATTCCCTAACGTAAGCCCCACAGCGCTCGAAAAGTACCATGAAACAGCGGTTTCACGCCAGCCGGTTCATTTTGAAATATTTAGCTATGTGGCGGATAAATATCTCGATATTTATGTATTCAGTCCAGAGAAAGGGAAATTAGCACTGATCCTTAGAGATATTACCGAGCGCAAGCAGCTGGAAGAAAAAACTCGGCAGCGAGCAGAAGAAATGGAAACTATAATGGAAGTAGCACCTGTAGCCATCCTGATTGGTCACGATCCGCAAGGTTATAATATCACAGGCAATCGAATGGCAAACGAACTTTACAATACCAAAGCAGGAGAAAATATCTCAGCTAAACTTACACAGTCGGTACGCTTCTTTTACAAAGGTAGCGAACTGACCGCCAGTGAATTACCCCTACAGCAAGCCGCCTTAAAAAATACAGACGTACGCAATATGGAGATAGATGTGCTGCTGCCTGATGGAAAATGGCGAACCATTCTCGCATCAGCAAGCCCGCTGCATGACTTAAACGGGCGTGTGCGTGGTAGCGTGGGCTCATTTATTAATATTACCGAGCGAAAAGAAGCAGAAACTAAATTGAAAGAAACGCTCGACAATTTAGAGAAACTGGTTAGAGAACGCACAGCAGAGCTTGAAAAGGCTTACAATTCTTTGAAAGAAAGCGAAAAACGTCTCGCTGAAGCTCAAAAAATGGCCCACGTTGGACACTGGGAGTGGAATATTGTAACTGAAGAATCATACTGGTCTGATGAACTGTATCGCATTTTCGGACGTAACCTTCAAGAATCGTATCCAACTTACCAGGAGTTTTTGAGTTATGTGCATCCCCAAGATCAAGATTATGTCAGGAATGCCGCTGAGAAAGCTATGAATGGAAAACCTTACAGTATTGATTACAGGATAGTCCTGGCTAATGGGGAAGAACGTACAGTCCATATGGAATCCCAGGTTATTTTTGATCTGCAGAATATCCCTGTTCGAGTAAAGGGAATAGTTCAGGATATTACCGAGCGAAAAAAGGCCGAAGAAGCCCTTCAAAAAATAGAAAAAATCCGGATTAAAGAAATTCACCACAGGATTAAAAATAATTTGCAGGTAATCTCATCCTTACTTGACCTTCAGGCAGAAACCTTTTCCAAACTTGATGTTTGTAAGACCCCCGACGTTGTCGAGGCTTTCATGGAAAGCCAGAGCCGGGTAATTTCCATGGCACTCATTCATGAAGAACTATATAAAGGAGATAAAATCGATACACTTGATTTTGCAGCTTATCTAAGAAAGCTAACTGAAAATCTTTTCAGTTCGTACAATCCTGGAAATAAGGAGATCAGTTTCAAGCTTGATCTTGAGCAGGTTTATCTTGGTATGGATACTGCAATACCCCTCGGAATCATTGTAAACGAACTGGTTTCAAACTCTTTTAAGCATGCTTTTCCTTACCAAAGAGAAGGTGAAATCCAAATCAATCTTTGCAAAACGGAAGCCTCTTCCCTCAAAAACAATACTTCTGCCTTCAAGAACAATACTTCCAGTCAAGGTAAGGAATGCAGCGGAAAAAACGATTTCCATTACATACTTGAAGTATCGGATAATGGAAAAGGAATTCCTGAAGGAATTAATTTTAAGAACTCCAGTTCTCTTGGACTGCAGTTAGTAAATATTCTTGTTGAACAGATAGACGGCTGTATAGAACTTGAAAGAGATCAGGGAACAAAATTCACTATATGGTTTAACGATATCGAAACATGA
- a CDS encoding DEAD/DEAH box helicase, which yields MEISRLLNEIKASSRYENQIVHIEETPARDALYAPLELKAQVKTALSGIGIEALYSHQAEAIEKVREGKDLVLCTSTASGKSLTYMVPIFEAVLKDPEATALYISPLNALVNDQLKAFLEFEGALNSGAGIARYTGALTADQKRKIREGQTNIVFTNPEMVHMSFLAWHHLWRRFFSNLRFIVVDESHYYRGVIGSNMANVLRRLLRVAEYYGASPQFICCSATIGNPKEHTETLLGRGAEVVENNGSSQGSQKFVFWNPPLYLNGRGCTVRKSSFSETSTLFTRAVQTGLQTLVFTRSRQGVERMYKSCRELLRERGLSSAICSYRSGYFDREREEIEKKMNSGELKGVISTNALELGIDIGGLDACILDGYPGTVMSARQQAGRAGRSGNESLVLMVAGTNALDQYYMRNPDDFFARNSENAVLNPKNPYILAGHLLCAAKEIPLRESDEKYFGKGYSRVVELLEAEGLLAGSDLKYSTDPFPYKHVSLRGIDNNTYSLLAFEGERSFPIEKDIEETLAFRECHPGAVYMHRGEPFYINRIDHEKKEIYAVKTHDSYYTKPMIDSSVLVQETYAVKPLLRAPEVEVGLGEVEVTDRIIGYRKIRTHSDETMSAHDIEMPPVTLQTVALWLKLPDRLQELIGDHKLDFAGGIHAVEHAMISMYPLHLLVDRSDVGGVSTPSHPDLESKSGIFIYDGHRGGVGYAEKGYDLIEEILEGTLKAIESCPCESGCPGCIQSPKCGNNNEPLDKHAAIMLLHELLGKDPYIPPEKKEKHLSEARALRQGPQQKKDAENSLDRVRRQLRRETIKQEPQAGKEKKEKTFIATDENGGMIGVVSAPSPEKAAAKTFHQKLAGQKGATREKPLEIRIRDLGASSDYHFNIWTELFEATENEIPEKGEGKKALRKLIIKKIN from the coding sequence ATGGAAATTTCCCGCCTGCTAAATGAAATAAAAGCTTCCAGCCGATACGAAAACCAGATAGTCCATATTGAAGAAACTCCTGCAAGGGATGCCCTTTATGCACCGCTTGAGCTGAAGGCACAGGTAAAAACTGCCCTTTCAGGCATCGGGATTGAAGCCCTGTACTCCCACCAGGCTGAAGCTATAGAAAAGGTTCGGGAAGGAAAAGACCTGGTGCTTTGCACTAGCACAGCAAGCGGAAAATCCCTTACTTATATGGTCCCTATTTTTGAGGCGGTCCTGAAAGATCCTGAGGCTACTGCCCTTTATATTTCTCCTCTGAATGCCCTTGTAAATGACCAGTTAAAGGCATTCCTTGAATTCGAAGGGGCGCTGAATTCCGGGGCAGGTATAGCCCGTTATACCGGTGCTCTGACCGCAGATCAGAAGAGGAAGATCAGGGAAGGGCAGACAAATATTGTTTTTACAAACCCTGAAATGGTCCATATGAGTTTTCTTGCCTGGCACCATCTCTGGAGGCGCTTTTTTTCAAACCTCAGATTCATTGTTGTTGACGAGAGCCATTACTACAGGGGAGTTATAGGAAGCAATATGGCAAACGTGCTTAGAAGACTCCTCAGGGTTGCGGAATATTATGGGGCTTCCCCGCAATTTATCTGCTGTTCTGCAACCATAGGGAACCCGAAAGAGCATACTGAAACTCTGCTGGGAAGGGGAGCTGAAGTTGTTGAGAATAATGGGTCTTCTCAGGGTTCCCAGAAATTTGTATTCTGGAACCCGCCTCTTTACCTGAACGGGAGAGGGTGCACTGTCAGGAAAAGCAGCTTTTCCGAAACCTCAACTCTTTTTACTCGGGCAGTCCAGACTGGGCTCCAGACCCTTGTTTTTACCCGGTCAAGGCAGGGAGTGGAGAGAATGTATAAGAGCTGCAGGGAACTTTTGAGGGAGCGCGGGCTCTCTTCTGCAATCTGCTCGTACAGGAGCGGCTATTTTGACAGGGAAAGGGAAGAGATTGAAAAGAAAATGAATTCAGGAGAGCTTAAGGGTGTTATTTCCACAAATGCCCTCGAACTCGGGATAGATATAGGAGGGCTTGATGCCTGTATCCTTGACGGCTATCCGGGCACGGTTATGAGCGCAAGGCAGCAGGCAGGAAGGGCGGGCAGAAGCGGGAATGAAAGCCTTGTCCTTATGGTAGCCGGGACAAACGCTCTTGACCAGTATTATATGCGAAACCCCGACGACTTCTTTGCAAGAAACAGCGAAAATGCGGTGCTTAACCCTAAAAATCCCTATATCCTTGCAGGTCATCTGCTCTGCGCAGCAAAGGAAATCCCCCTCAGAGAATCGGATGAAAAATATTTTGGCAAGGGATATTCAAGAGTTGTGGAGCTCCTTGAAGCCGAAGGACTGCTCGCAGGAAGTGACCTGAAATACTCTACTGATCCTTTTCCTTATAAGCACGTCTCTCTGCGGGGAATAGATAATAATACTTACTCTCTTCTTGCCTTTGAAGGTGAAAGGAGCTTTCCTATAGAAAAAGACATTGAAGAAACTCTGGCTTTCCGAGAATGCCATCCTGGAGCAGTCTACATGCACAGAGGAGAGCCGTTCTATATAAACAGGATCGACCATGAGAAAAAGGAAATCTATGCTGTAAAAACACACGACAGCTATTATACAAAACCCATGATAGATTCGTCAGTCCTTGTGCAGGAGACCTATGCGGTAAAGCCGCTCCTGCGCGCTCCTGAGGTAGAGGTAGGGCTCGGGGAAGTAGAGGTAACGGACAGGATAATAGGTTACAGGAAAATTCGGACCCACAGCGACGAGACCATGAGTGCCCACGATATCGAAATGCCTCCTGTAACCCTCCAGACAGTTGCACTCTGGCTTAAGCTTCCTGACAGGCTCCAGGAACTCATAGGGGACCATAAACTGGATTTTGCAGGCGGGATACATGCTGTTGAGCATGCAATGATTTCCATGTACCCATTGCATCTGCTTGTGGACAGGAGCGATGTAGGTGGGGTCTCAACTCCATCCCATCCCGACCTGGAAAGTAAAAGCGGGATTTTCATTTATGACGGGCACAGAGGAGGGGTCGGGTATGCCGAAAAAGGCTATGACCTTATCGAAGAGATCCTGGAAGGTACCTTAAAAGCCATCGAGAGCTGCCCCTGTGAAAGCGGCTGTCCAGGATGTATCCAGTCCCCCAAGTGCGGGAACAACAACGAGCCTCTTGATAAACATGCGGCAATCATGCTACTTCATGAACTCCTGGGGAAAGATCCTTATATTCCTCCCGAGAAAAAAGAAAAGCACCTTTCCGAAGCCAGAGCTCTGAGGCAGGGTCCTCAGCAAAAAAAAGATGCAGAAAATTCCCTTGACAGGGTGAGAAGGCAGCTCAGGCGGGAAACCATAAAACAGGAACCTCAAGCAGGGAAGGAGAAAAAGGAAAAAACCTTCATTGCTACGGACGAAAACGGTGGAATGATCGGAGTTGTCTCAGCCCCCTCTCCGGAAAAAGCTGCAGCAAAAACATTTCATCAGAAACTTGCAGGGCAAAAGGGAGCTACGAGAGAAAAGCCCCTCGAGATCAGGATCAGGGATCTTGGAGCAAGCAGTGATTACCACTTCAACATCTGGACTGAGCTTTTCGAAGCCACAGAAAATGAAATTCCTGAAAAAGGAGAAGGGAAAAAGGCTTTAAGGAAACTGATTATTAAAAAAATCAACTGA
- a CDS encoding DUF2207 domain-containing protein gives MKVILLFLVILCLVPSASARDYALEGATTNITIDSSGIVHVEESISYVFEGNYNEVFRTLDVPPGESIRNIEGHCSDEACTFRVEPTSEGYELIGELPNSTPEEVTFFISYDHYGAVKVHKDISEFHYKLWGEEWEKPLGSLRGSITLPVENESEIQYWIHPTGYTQAASVKQNVLNLKTNEIPSYQWYEIRIAFPRIKSPDPSLVQIDDAEGLEEILAIENEYQQKGLILKNLYRLTILLALLALALPFLIYFRYGREPRIDYEAIYEREPPTDSRPAVVNAIMQGRIGTPTMDGFTATVMNLANLGYISLRTIKYEESKALGLFKSESEDILIELASPDLYTKAKSDLTKLEDFEKDVFDLLKKHASGNKISWAKLKKELGKGTDFYNFVLDWNKKVERHIVVEKLFRSTGNTYMTLFGAAVLIAAVVYFIAIPRFFPSDTFPLASNMNILVILIGAFGLVMIVFSGTFEKVLGRWTPEGRLYYKRWNNFKRYLTDFSALKEHPPESIEIWDSYLVYATALGVAEEVLKNMSLVVPAEQLRASHFYYVHHSYGQFGSGFGRAYSSSSPSSSGSGGGVGGVGGGSGGGGGGAR, from the coding sequence TTGAAAGTAATTCTTCTTTTTCTGGTTATTCTCTGTCTGGTACCCTCAGCCAGTGCAAGAGACTATGCACTGGAAGGAGCGACAACAAATATAACTATAGATTCAAGCGGCATAGTTCACGTAGAGGAATCGATTTCATACGTGTTTGAAGGAAATTATAATGAAGTTTTCAGAACACTTGATGTGCCGCCCGGAGAATCCATCCGGAATATAGAGGGACATTGCTCGGATGAAGCCTGTACTTTCAGAGTTGAACCGACTTCCGAAGGCTACGAGTTAATAGGCGAGCTTCCGAATTCTACTCCGGAAGAAGTGACTTTTTTTATTTCCTATGATCACTATGGTGCAGTCAAGGTCCACAAAGATATTTCCGAATTTCACTACAAGCTCTGGGGCGAGGAATGGGAGAAACCTCTTGGAAGCTTGAGAGGAAGTATTACCCTTCCTGTGGAAAACGAAAGTGAGATCCAGTATTGGATTCATCCGACCGGTTATACGCAGGCTGCAAGTGTGAAACAGAATGTTCTCAATTTAAAAACAAATGAAATTCCCTCATACCAGTGGTATGAAATCAGGATTGCTTTTCCAAGAATAAAATCTCCCGATCCAAGCCTGGTCCAGATAGACGACGCAGAGGGCCTTGAAGAAATATTAGCTATTGAGAACGAATACCAGCAAAAAGGCTTAATCTTAAAGAACCTTTACAGGCTGACAATTTTGCTTGCTCTCCTCGCCCTGGCACTGCCGTTTCTCATTTACTTCAGGTATGGGAGAGAACCGAGAATTGATTACGAAGCAATATATGAAAGAGAACCGCCTACGGATTCAAGACCTGCCGTAGTCAACGCCATCATGCAGGGGAGAATAGGCACTCCTACGATGGACGGATTTACTGCTACGGTTATGAATCTTGCTAACCTTGGTTATATTTCTCTTCGCACTATAAAATATGAAGAAAGCAAGGCACTGGGCCTGTTCAAGTCCGAGTCCGAAGATATTTTGATTGAACTTGCCAGCCCTGACTTGTATACGAAAGCTAAAAGTGACCTTACCAAACTGGAAGACTTTGAGAAAGATGTGTTCGATTTACTGAAAAAACATGCTTCAGGAAATAAAATTTCATGGGCTAAACTGAAAAAAGAGCTTGGAAAAGGGACTGATTTCTATAATTTTGTGCTCGATTGGAATAAAAAGGTTGAAAGACATATTGTAGTTGAGAAACTCTTCCGGTCCACAGGAAATACATATATGACCCTTTTTGGTGCGGCAGTTTTAATAGCGGCAGTTGTTTACTTTATTGCAATTCCCAGATTTTTCCCATCAGATACATTTCCCCTGGCGTCAAATATGAATATACTGGTAATTTTAATCGGAGCTTTCGGGTTAGTTATGATAGTTTTTTCAGGGACATTCGAAAAGGTACTTGGACGATGGACTCCCGAAGGAAGGCTTTATTATAAACGCTGGAACAACTTCAAAAGATATCTCACAGACTTTTCCGCACTTAAAGAGCATCCCCCTGAATCGATAGAAATCTGGGACTCTTATCTGGTGTATGCAACAGCTCTTGGAGTCGCAGAGGAAGTCCTTAAAAATATGTCTTTAGTCGTTCCTGCTGAACAGCTGAGAGCAAGTCACTTCTATTACGTGCACCACAGCTACGGTCAATTCGGTTCCGGTTTTGGAAGGGCCTATTCTTCATCCTCTCCGTCCTCAAGCGGAAGCGGAGGCGGAGTAGGCGGTGTGGGCGGTGGCTCAGGTGGCGGAGGCGGTGGAGCCCGATAA
- a CDS encoding LemA family protein, with amino-acid sequence MYLLLEILIVAIIVLNLLFVIVYNNLIKQRNRVENAWAQIEVQLKRRYDLIPNLVETVKGYAKHEKTLFENITKARAAVMSAQNVNETAEASNYLSSTLKSLFAVAENYPELKANQNFIQLQKDLLETENKIAYSRQFYNDTVMKYNISIQTIPKNIVASLMGFTKKDLFETLQAEREAPKVNF; translated from the coding sequence ATGTACTTGTTATTAGAAATTTTGATAGTAGCAATAATAGTTCTGAATTTACTTTTTGTTATAGTTTACAATAACCTTATTAAGCAGAGAAACAGGGTAGAAAATGCCTGGGCCCAGATAGAAGTCCAGCTGAAAAGGCGCTATGACCTCATTCCGAACCTTGTAGAAACCGTGAAAGGATATGCAAAACACGAAAAAACTCTTTTCGAAAACATTACAAAAGCCAGAGCTGCGGTAATGTCTGCACAGAATGTCAATGAAACTGCAGAAGCATCAAACTATCTTTCCTCAACCCTTAAGTCCCTGTTTGCAGTAGCAGAGAACTATCCTGAACTGAAAGCAAACCAGAACTTCATCCAGCTCCAGAAGGACCTTCTGGAGACCGAGAACAAAATCGCCTATTCAAGACAATTTTACAATGACACGGTTATGAAGTACAATATCAGTATTCAGACAATCCCCAAAAACATTGTTGCATCTCTTATGGGATTCACGAAAAAAGACTTATTCGAAACCCTGCAGGCAGAAAGGGAAGCTCCTAAGGTTAACTTCTGA
- a CDS encoding DUF2207 domain-containing protein, with protein MRISNGSFEPARGSNINMVLKVTLLLLFVIFLVPLASAKHYTLEEAVTNITIDPSGVVHVDEAISYTFDGNYSYVYRMLNTSTEESIQNIEGYCSDNACKFRAERIPEGYRLIGELPEPTPKNLTFFVSYDHYGAVKVHNDTSEFHKHWGEEWEKPLGSLKGSITFPVKNESEIHYWTHPAIYTQEESIEHNALNLKTKEIPPSHWYEIRAVFPRIESPNSSFVQRDDAKKLQEILTAEKEYQQKELRLESLYRITGYFLFLVLLFPILIYFGYGRGLKTNNKEKINYEERTGHRKKTDYEKKSNYKEKHDRKLPADSRPAVVNAIMKGRMGIPTMDGFTATFMDLANRGYISLRNLEPEEIGSSDIPESEPEDFMIELNHSIYYKDKENLSELEDFEEDVLHLLKDHASERKVSWRELRMKLDSRMDFYQFITAWSKKVQVHTEIDRFFKSTGNRYMNRFSRGVLISAIVYYIAISGYFPSDEFPQVSRINTMTALIGIWGFVMTKNSGMFVKIFGRWTPEGNLYYERWDNFKEYLTNLSTLKKCPPESIKTWDLYLVYAASLGVAKQAFQNMSLIVPFEQFKESCFLPISHYYNQSNNQSGYGHGNTCSSSCSDKGENGEDKKTGSGSEDRSRGAE; from the coding sequence TTGAGGATCTCAAACGGTTCTTTTGAACCTGCCAGAGGATCAAATATCAATATGGTATTGAAAGTAACTCTCCTTTTACTATTTGTTATTTTTCTTGTACCTTTAGCCAGTGCAAAACACTACACTCTGGAAGAAGCTGTAACGAATATAACTATTGATCCCAGCGGTGTGGTTCATGTTGATGAAGCAATTTCATACACATTTGACGGAAATTACAGCTATGTTTATAGAATGCTCAACACCTCGACAGAGGAATCTATTCAGAATATCGAGGGATATTGTTCTGATAATGCATGTAAGTTCAGAGCCGAACGGATTCCTGAAGGGTACAGGTTAATAGGTGAGCTTCCAGAACCTACTCCAAAAAATTTGACTTTTTTTGTTTCTTACGACCATTATGGGGCAGTCAAAGTCCATAATGATACTTCCGAATTTCACAAGCACTGGGGAGAAGAATGGGAAAAACCCCTTGGAAGCCTGAAAGGAAGCATTACTTTTCCGGTAAAAAACGAAAGTGAAATCCATTACTGGACTCACCCTGCTATCTACACGCAGGAAGAGAGCATTGAACATAATGCCCTCAATTTAAAGACAAAAGAGATACCCCCTTCTCACTGGTATGAAATCAGAGCTGTTTTTCCAAGAATCGAATCCCCGAATTCCAGCTTTGTTCAGAGAGATGATGCAAAAAAACTTCAAGAAATATTAACTGCAGAGAAAGAATACCAGCAGAAAGAGTTGAGGTTAGAAAGCCTTTATAGAATAACTGGTTACTTTTTGTTCTTAGTCCTGCTGTTTCCTATCCTTATATACTTTGGATATGGAAGAGGGTTAAAAACGAATAACAAAGAGAAAATAAATTACGAAGAAAGAACAGGTCACAGAAAGAAAACAGATTATGAAAAGAAAAGTAACTACAAAGAAAAACATGACAGAAAGCTGCCTGCAGATTCCAGACCCGCTGTGGTTAACGCCATTATGAAGGGAAGAATGGGTATTCCCACAATGGATGGATTTACTGCTACGTTCATGGACCTTGCTAACCGCGGTTATATTTCTTTAAGGAATTTAGAACCCGAAGAGATAGGCTCGTCAGACATTCCGGAGTCCGAGCCAGAAGATTTTATGATAGAACTGAACCACAGTATATATTATAAAGATAAAGAAAATCTATCTGAACTGGAAGATTTTGAAGAAGATGTACTTCACCTGTTAAAAGATCATGCTTCTGAAAGAAAAGTCTCCTGGAGGGAACTTAGAATGAAGCTTGATAGCAGAATGGATTTTTATCAGTTTATTACTGCCTGGAGTAAAAAAGTTCAGGTTCATACTGAGATTGACAGGTTCTTCAAGTCAACAGGAAACAGATATATGAACCGGTTCTCTCGAGGCGTTTTAATATCGGCAATTGTTTATTATATTGCAATTTCCGGATATTTTCCTTCGGATGAGTTTCCCCAAGTGTCAAGGATCAATACGATGACTGCTTTGATCGGGATTTGGGGATTCGTCATGACAAAGAATTCCGGGATGTTCGTAAAAATATTTGGACGCTGGACTCCTGAAGGGAACCTCTACTATGAACGCTGGGATAATTTTAAAGAATATTTAACAAACCTTTCTACTCTCAAAAAATGTCCTCCTGAATCAATAAAGACCTGGGACTTATATCTGGTGTATGCAGCTTCTCTGGGAGTTGCAAAGCAGGCCTTTCAGAATATGTCCCTGATTGTTCCTTTTGAACAGTTTAAAGAGAGCTGTTTCCTTCCTATAAGTCACTATTATAATCAATCTAATAATCAGTCTGGCTACGGACATGGAAATACCTGCTCCTCATCCTGTTCAGATAAGGGTGAAAATGGAGAAGATAAAAAGACAGGTAGTGGCTCTGAGGATAGGAGCCGCGGTGCCGAATAA
- a CDS encoding NAD(P)/FAD-dependent oxidoreductase — MGNEDQAIEKEKIRSAYDAVIIGAGPAGMFAAYELAAGRLKILVIDMGRDIDKRLCPMKTQSYCMHCIPCEIMCGVGGCGTFSDGTLNLRPDIGGDLAALTGDQTEAWELVDRVDKVFLKFGAPQGALLTEGPEIEELKRRAASAGARFIEIKQRHIGSDNAPAVIGRFKQDLVDKGVSFLIETEVHDLLIEGGKCKGVILSGGRVIRANYVLLSPGRRGCKWVSEMIEKHDLKARYGGIDIGVRVEVPAIVMDPVTKINRDPKFHIQSRRYDDFVRTFCTNRRGFVVKEEYEDFIATNGHSMANTESENTNFAFLVHIELTEPMENTTKYARSIAKLATTIGGGKPVLQRMGDLRRGRRSTKERLAKNLVINTLKDVTPGDISMALPHRIVMDIIEGLETLNEIIPGVASDSTLLYAPEVKFYAMHLDVDRQMETSVKNLFAAGDGAGLSRDIVNAAATGIMAAEGIMKKVRQDMNKLEDDEKQIQKD, encoded by the coding sequence ATGGGTAACGAAGATCAAGCTATTGAGAAAGAAAAGATAAGATCCGCATATGATGCTGTAATTATAGGGGCAGGACCTGCGGGGATGTTTGCAGCTTACGAGCTTGCAGCCGGGAGGCTGAAGATTCTTGTTATTGATATGGGCAGGGATATTGACAAACGCCTCTGTCCCATGAAAACCCAGAGTTACTGCATGCACTGTATCCCGTGCGAAATCATGTGCGGGGTTGGAGGCTGCGGGACGTTTTCGGACGGGACACTAAACCTGCGGCCCGATATTGGAGGAGACCTTGCAGCCCTGACCGGAGACCAGACCGAAGCCTGGGAGCTGGTGGACAGGGTAGATAAAGTTTTCTTGAAATTCGGAGCACCTCAGGGTGCCCTTCTTACCGAAGGTCCGGAGATAGAGGAATTAAAACGCAGGGCTGCCTCGGCAGGAGCCCGGTTTATAGAGATCAAGCAGCGGCACATAGGTTCGGACAATGCCCCTGCAGTTATAGGACGCTTCAAACAGGACCTGGTCGATAAAGGTGTAAGTTTTCTGATTGAGACTGAAGTCCATGATCTGCTGATTGAGGGTGGAAAGTGCAAAGGTGTTATCCTCTCAGGGGGAAGGGTTATCCGTGCAAATTATGTACTCCTGTCTCCGGGAAGAAGGGGCTGCAAGTGGGTCTCGGAAATGATCGAAAAACACGATCTAAAGGCCCGTTACGGTGGTATTGATATAGGAGTAAGGGTGGAAGTTCCCGCAATTGTTATGGATCCTGTTACAAAAATTAACCGTGACCCTAAATTCCATATCCAGAGCCGCCGATATGATGACTTTGTCAGGACTTTCTGCACCAACAGGCGCGGTTTTGTTGTAAAAGAGGAGTACGAAGACTTTATTGCAACAAATGGTCATTCGATGGCAAATACGGAGTCCGAAAACACCAATTTCGCATTCCTTGTCCATATCGAACTGACCGAGCCCATGGAAAACACAACCAAATACGCCCGCTCAATAGCAAAACTCGCAACAACTATCGGCGGAGGAAAACCTGTCCTGCAGCGCATGGGTGACCTGAGGCGCGGACGCCGTTCCACAAAAGAACGTCTTGCCAAAAACCTGGTTATAAACACATTGAAAGATGTCACACCAGGCGATATCTCAATGGCTCTTCCGCACAGGATAGTTATGGACATAATCGAAGGTCTCGAGACCTTAAACGAGATCATTCCCGGTGTTGCTTCTGACTCAACCCTGCTTTATGCTCCTGAAGTCAAGTTCTATGCCATGCACCTGGATGTAGACCGCCAGATGGAAACCAGCGTGAAAAATCTGTTTGCAGCAGGAGACGGTGCAGGACTCTCAAGAGATATAGTCAACGCCGCTGCAACCGGAATTATGGCTGCAGAAGGGATTATGAAAAAAGTCAGACAGGATATGAATAAGCTCGAAGACGATGAAAAACAAATTCAGAAGGACTGA